One genomic region from Coriobacteriia bacterium encodes:
- a CDS encoding toll/interleukin-1 receptor domain-containing protein: MKMRKVHIASFNFTRTDDPVLKKLFISHASEDKDAVAKPLAEALICNGLMVWYDEFSLFLGDSLKARIDEGLRECDYAVIVLSKAFFLKHWTMEELDGVAALENVRKQKVLLPIWHEVNQVDISRYSPTLAGKKGIRTDDGLDPVVQSILAALNVTARSRFVRRSDLHEAQLTLYSQDNFLGASSDWPNKIDLRKSPRVKWLDLWNSLRGEFEELDRQEAESETPSRRKAKDKRNNDG, from the coding sequence ATGAAGATGAGGAAGGTTCACATAGCCTCGTTTAATTTTACCAGGACCGACGACCCTGTGCTCAAGAAGCTATTTATTAGTCACGCGTCGGAGGATAAGGATGCTGTGGCGAAACCCTTGGCTGAGGCCTTAATTTGCAATGGCCTCATGGTTTGGTACGACGAGTTTTCCCTGTTTCTCGGCGATAGTCTGAAAGCACGCATAGACGAAGGACTTCGGGAATGCGATTACGCAGTGATAGTATTGAGCAAGGCCTTCTTTCTTAAACACTGGACGATGGAGGAGCTGGACGGGGTCGCCGCCTTGGAAAACGTCAGGAAGCAGAAAGTACTGCTGCCCATTTGGCATGAGGTTAACCAAGTAGATATATCTCGCTACTCTCCGACTCTGGCCGGCAAGAAGGGCATTAGAACTGATGATGGCCTTGATCCAGTTGTGCAATCCATACTTGCGGCACTCAATGTCACTGCGAGGTCGCGCTTCGTAAGACGGTCTGACCTTCACGAGGCTCAGTTGACCCTTTATAGTCAGGATAACTTCCTTGGAGCTTCTTCGGACTGGCCAAACAAAATCGATCTTCGCAAGTCTCCTAGGGTTAAGTGGCTCGACCTTTGGAACAGCCTCAGGGGTGAATTTGAGGAGTTGGATAGACAGGAGGCTGAGTCCGAGACGCCCTCACGAAGGAAAGCCAAAGACAAGAGGAATAATGATGGCTAA
- a CDS encoding ATP-binding protein, producing the protein MNEPLLLIERVKNTILLGESHFREFKSAKEGKPGDKQLRNPTKICKEIGEALVAFTNADGGDLLIGVEDSGEITGLKHTEEQIETMLNAPYTHVYNDQKLPLLYRTKINLEETIILFFSVSKSDGQIYQLPDGRCVRRKDKETIPIDFNTIIIERSEQRSREFDREFLDGANVSDLDLELLSELSRNYLPGISIEKYLQQIGIGEYTPAGLRLRRAAIILFSKKIENWIPRCELRVIKVNGNELLSGADYNVTVDERYVGNAFRLLTNGWDFLRPFLIGKTEFGPDATFQSQYIYPEIACREALVNAIAHRDYTISNSIDFIIYSDRLTIKSPGLLLSSIKIEDLLLFRNVHESRNTYVAKVLRENKFMREMGEGIKRIYEILNDNEIGNPILESKENSFHLTIENKSIYSNKELEWLSLFESYRLNKLQKRIVALGLHDKEISPNDIYKALSTNDRDTYDSVVTSLRVLGLLDETRTSSAATAMSKRQKIKKQRVGRYKVVSPGRQQILNQTKVLNAIFVFNLPSDIGEERLKEIFNRYGSISNIRQPINRYNKRPYNYCFVHFAEDSSAQELIRKKTIDIDGHIATISEYIENMKQKSNKSLNLKKRG; encoded by the coding sequence ATGAATGAACCTCTACTTTTAATTGAACGAGTCAAAAATACAATCCTTCTAGGTGAAAGCCATTTTCGTGAATTCAAAAGTGCAAAGGAAGGAAAACCAGGAGATAAACAGCTAAGAAACCCCACAAAAATATGTAAAGAAATAGGTGAAGCCCTTGTTGCATTTACTAATGCGGATGGTGGCGACTTACTGATAGGAGTAGAAGATAGTGGAGAAATCACTGGCCTAAAACATACTGAAGAGCAAATTGAAACCATGCTAAATGCACCATATACGCATGTGTATAATGATCAGAAACTACCACTGTTGTATCGCACTAAAATTAATCTCGAAGAGACAATAATACTATTCTTTTCAGTTTCAAAAAGTGACGGCCAAATATATCAACTTCCTGATGGAAGGTGTGTAAGAAGGAAGGATAAAGAAACTATCCCAATTGATTTCAATACAATTATTATCGAACGATCAGAACAACGTTCTAGAGAGTTTGATCGTGAATTCTTGGATGGAGCAAATGTTTCAGATTTAGACCTGGAGCTTCTGTCTGAACTTTCAAGAAACTATCTGCCTGGAATCTCAATTGAGAAGTACTTGCAACAGATCGGTATTGGAGAATACACACCTGCAGGATTGCGCTTACGTCGAGCAGCTATAATCTTGTTTAGTAAAAAGATCGAAAACTGGATACCCAGGTGCGAATTAAGAGTAATAAAGGTTAATGGGAATGAGTTGCTATCAGGAGCAGACTATAATGTGACCGTTGATGAAAGATATGTTGGAAATGCTTTTAGGCTGTTAACAAATGGTTGGGACTTTTTAAGGCCTTTTTTAATTGGTAAGACTGAGTTCGGTCCTGATGCAACTTTCCAAAGCCAATATATATATCCAGAAATTGCTTGCAGAGAAGCATTAGTCAATGCTATCGCGCACCGTGATTACACCATATCAAACAGTATTGATTTTATTATTTACTCAGACAGACTTACAATTAAAAGCCCTGGTTTGCTACTTTCCTCTATAAAAATAGAAGATTTGTTATTGTTCAGAAATGTACATGAATCTAGAAATACTTACGTAGCAAAGGTTCTAAGAGAAAATAAATTTATGAGAGAAATGGGAGAAGGCATCAAGAGAATATATGAAATATTGAATGATAACGAAATTGGTAATCCTATACTTGAATCAAAGGAAAATAGTTTTCATCTAACTATTGAAAACAAAAGCATTTATTCGAATAAGGAGCTTGAGTGGCTTTCCTTGTTTGAATCTTACAGATTAAACAAATTGCAAAAACGGATTGTCGCATTAGGACTTCACGATAAAGAAATTTCTCCGAATGACATTTATAAAGCATTATCAACAAACGATAGAGATACTTACGACTCTGTAGTAACAAGCCTCAGGGTGTTAGGACTACTAGATGAGACAAGGACTTCTTCAGCAGCAACAGCAATGAGCAAACGGCAAAAAATTAAAAAACAAAGGGTTGGGAGATATAAAGTTGTTTCTCCAGGTCGTCAGCAAATTTTAAATCAAACTAAAGTATTAAACGCTATATTCGTTTTCAATCTTCCATCTGATATTGGCGAAGAAAGATTAAAGGAAATATTCAATAGATATGGAAGTATTTCTAATATTAGACAACCAATAAATAGATATAACAAACGCCCGTATAATTATTGCTTCGTTCATTTTGCCGAAGACTCTTCTGCTCAAGAGTTAATAAGGAAAAAAACTATTGATATAGACGGACATATTGCAACTATTTCTGAGTATATTGAAAATATGAAACAAAAATCTAACAAGTCATTAAACCTGAAAAAAAGGGGTTAG